The following are from one region of the Haloactinomyces albus genome:
- a CDS encoding sensor histidine kinase, translating to MPQGTDVGPMGGRNTGRGWAGMRSIRNWRLRTKLLVVLLVPSIAALALGVFQVHSAYTQVQALAGNSRQVELHSSVLSVMHELQRERDLTVSYIASGRTADRTELDKQRAAVDRAISRFRSDIERVQSGSYPEVADRFHKAASSLDRLASLRQVTDNTQYPADAALRAYTSIVDSLLHLGEQDITRIDNPEVVRLVLAASAMSHVEEQESTKRALLAAVLHGDGFDAGEQREFLAADAALQAALHDFRKWATPAQLQSYNDIVSGLAVDRASTIEETALVRARSDSTAAQSGTRPGSPVTQSDEALAGLSTQEWLQTSTETVNLTHRMSRQLHGQLQDRVDALAGEARTRMYLAAGLVLGALVLAFAIALMVGRSLLLPLRTLRRSALDVADNRLPEAVDSILDESDPDTSVRGRIEPIPVHTEEEIGRVARSFDAVHSQALRLASEQALLRNNVNDLFVNLARRSQTLVQRQLSLIERLEQDEQDPDQLSSLFELDHLATRMRRNNENLLILGGTDLTRRTMRPVPLTEVVGAAVSEVEQYARIAIADAPELAIQGRIVNDVVHLIAELLENATVFSNPDTEVTVRTVYRKQELVLEIRDRGVGIDSEELSDINDRLTRPPDVDVAVSRRMGLYVVGQLSRRHDIGVELQNNEDLEGGITATVRLSGQIVVQLTPDGPMPMPDIQHAPSGEQRDPLSDTGAHGGLAAAFGRDGIERAPVEPPTEMAMPVGGDARTSAEEPVEDSWPQDSWPQDSWPELEEIGEPANQYSVHVSSGSSYGVADVPHWDATSDVVKSGGDDEFTRDEPVEAEWPSEDAVMDEEVPDALDGQCGVPPGVDDPGNLFHSPFEAEKTTQFARIPAEEERARDVAGAPAPVDNGVQAQDPADNTWSKGVARDMDDAPTERLPIYEAVLSQWFRESDEDDNARPMTRGSSREEAGNFDSSAPSAPAERPNNGSPVSQSPPSRDAVLDQDTAMNMFGGPAGFEVEPDEFAARNGTGWSPAEETPSWDPFAARNGHSGRNGSSVLPDPAEESAPNGSALPSNVPEGPRVGRRAATREQRDRVAQARQAAEPGWGAGDAGWQAAEALLEQDEQEQETTSAGLPKRKPQSNLVPGSAAPQPQSPPPSRPTSARSADAVRGRMSNFQQGVQRGRHAKTEESASTEQSHSIPSRHEEQE from the coding sequence ATGCCGCAGGGTACGGACGTCGGCCCCATGGGCGGGCGGAACACCGGCCGTGGCTGGGCAGGCATGCGATCCATACGCAACTGGCGGCTGCGGACCAAACTCCTCGTGGTTCTGCTGGTTCCGTCGATCGCGGCACTGGCCCTGGGGGTCTTCCAGGTCCACTCCGCGTACACGCAGGTGCAAGCTCTCGCAGGCAACAGTCGTCAGGTCGAGTTGCACTCCAGCGTCCTGTCGGTCATGCACGAGCTGCAGCGCGAGCGCGACCTCACGGTCTCCTACATCGCCTCGGGTCGGACAGCCGACAGAACCGAGTTGGACAAGCAACGAGCCGCTGTGGATCGAGCGATCTCCCGGTTCCGTTCCGACATCGAACGAGTCCAAAGCGGCTCGTACCCCGAGGTGGCCGACCGGTTCCACAAGGCCGCCTCCAGTCTCGACCGCCTCGCTTCGCTGCGCCAGGTCACCGACAACACGCAGTACCCCGCCGACGCTGCCCTGCGGGCCTACACCAGCATCGTGGACAGCCTGTTGCATCTGGGCGAGCAGGACATCACGCGGATCGACAATCCCGAGGTCGTCCGTCTCGTCCTGGCAGCCAGCGCGATGTCCCATGTCGAGGAGCAGGAATCCACCAAGCGGGCGTTGCTGGCCGCGGTGCTGCACGGCGATGGTTTCGATGCGGGCGAGCAGCGGGAATTCCTCGCTGCCGACGCGGCACTGCAGGCTGCTCTGCACGACTTCCGAAAATGGGCCACTCCCGCACAGCTGCAGTCCTACAACGACATCGTGTCCGGCTTGGCCGTGGACAGGGCAAGCACCATCGAGGAAACGGCGCTCGTGCGGGCCCGGTCCGACAGCACGGCGGCCCAGTCCGGAACTCGGCCCGGAAGCCCGGTGACCCAGTCCGATGAGGCGCTCGCCGGGCTGTCGACTCAGGAGTGGCTGCAGACCTCCACCGAGACCGTCAACCTGACCCACCGGATGAGTCGGCAGTTGCACGGGCAGTTGCAGGACAGAGTGGACGCACTCGCCGGCGAGGCACGTACCCGGATGTACCTCGCGGCAGGGCTGGTCCTCGGTGCGCTGGTGCTGGCGTTCGCGATCGCTTTGATGGTGGGTCGTTCGCTGCTGTTGCCGCTGCGAACACTGCGTCGTTCGGCCCTGGACGTGGCCGACAACCGTCTGCCCGAGGCAGTGGATTCGATCCTCGACGAGTCCGATCCGGACACTTCCGTCCGTGGCCGGATCGAGCCGATCCCGGTGCACACGGAGGAGGAGATCGGCCGGGTGGCCCGATCCTTCGATGCCGTGCATTCACAGGCCCTGCGCCTGGCCTCCGAACAGGCATTGCTGCGCAACAACGTCAATGACCTCTTCGTCAACCTGGCGCGGCGCAGTCAGACGCTGGTACAGCGTCAACTCTCGCTCATCGAACGCCTGGAACAGGACGAACAGGATCCGGATCAGCTCAGCAGTCTGTTCGAGCTGGACCATCTCGCCACTCGGATGCGGCGCAACAACGAGAATCTGCTGATTCTGGGGGGCACCGACCTGACCCGGCGGACGATGCGGCCGGTTCCGCTGACCGAGGTCGTCGGTGCCGCGGTCTCCGAGGTGGAGCAGTACGCACGGATCGCCATCGCCGACGCTCCCGAACTGGCGATCCAAGGGCGCATCGTCAACGACGTCGTGCATCTGATCGCCGAGCTGCTGGAGAACGCCACCGTGTTCTCCAACCCGGACACCGAGGTCACCGTCCGGACCGTTTACCGCAAGCAGGAGCTCGTCCTGGAGATCCGCGACCGTGGTGTGGGTATCGACAGCGAAGAACTGTCCGATATCAACGACCGGTTGACCCGGCCACCGGATGTGGATGTCGCGGTCTCGCGCCGCATGGGTCTCTACGTGGTCGGTCAGCTGTCGCGGCGGCACGATATCGGTGTTGAGCTGCAGAACAACGAGGATCTCGAAGGCGGCATCACCGCGACGGTCCGCCTCTCCGGGCAGATCGTGGTCCAGCTCACCCCGGACGGTCCGATGCCGATGCCGGACATCCAGCATGCGCCGAGCGGTGAACAACGTGATCCGCTCTCCGACACCGGTGCGCACGGGGGACTCGCCGCTGCCTTCGGCCGGGACGGGATCGAGCGTGCACCGGTCGAGCCGCCCACCGAGATGGCCATGCCGGTGGGTGGCGATGCGCGGACATCGGCCGAGGAGCCGGTGGAGGATTCGTGGCCCCAGGATTCGTGGCCCCAGGATTCGTGGCCGGAACTCGAGGAGATCGGCGAACCGGCCAATCAGTACTCCGTGCATGTTTCCTCGGGCAGTTCTTACGGGGTAGCCGATGTGCCGCACTGGGACGCGACTTCCGACGTGGTGAAGTCCGGGGGTGATGACGAGTTCACCCGGGACGAGCCCGTCGAGGCCGAATGGCCGAGCGAGGATGCCGTCATGGACGAGGAGGTCCCCGACGCACTTGACGGGCAATGCGGGGTCCCACCGGGAGTCGACGATCCCGGGAACTTGTTCCACAGCCCCTTCGAGGCCGAGAAGACGACTCAATTCGCGCGGATTCCCGCCGAAGAGGAGCGGGCACGGGACGTGGCGGGTGCTCCGGCACCGGTGGACAACGGCGTTCAGGCCCAGGATCCGGCGGACAACACCTGGTCGAAGGGGGTTGCCCGCGACATGGACGATGCGCCGACCGAGCGTCTACCCATTTATGAAGCCGTGCTCTCGCAGTGGTTCCGCGAGTCGGACGAGGACGACAATGCCCGTCCCATGACACGCGGATCGTCCCGGGAGGAAGCAGGCAACTTCGATTCGTCCGCGCCGAGCGCGCCTGCGGAGCGGCCGAACAATGGTTCCCCGGTGTCGCAATCCCCGCCGTCCCGGGACGCGGTGCTCGACCAGGACACCGCCATGAACATGTTCGGTGGTCCTGCCGGCTTCGAAGTGGAACCCGACGAGTTCGCCGCCCGCAACGGCACGGGATGGTCACCTGCCGAGGAGACACCATCCTGGGATCCGTTTGCCGCTCGGAACGGGCACTCCGGTCGGAACGGTTCGTCGGTTCTACCCGACCCGGCCGAGGAATCGGCGCCGAACGGTTCGGCTCTCCCGTCGAATGTGCCCGAGGGCCCCCGCGTCGGGCGGCGGGCGGCGACCCGCGAACAGCGAGACCGGGTTGCCCAGGCGCGGCAGGCAGCCGAACCCGGTTGGGGAGC